ACAGGGTTTGTCGGTGATTCGTTGAATAGGAATATGTTTGTGTCCCTTTTCTGCTCTCTCAAAAGGGTCTCAAATGATGTCAAGAAGTGGAGGCCGGCCGGTGCCGACCGCGGGTTCACATTTCTTCGATATAATCTCACCATTGCTTATCATCGAACTAACCTTTTAGCTCGATATGGTAGGTAAGATTTCTTTCGCTGTTTTCGTTTTTGACTACATTTTTTCGTGTTTTGTGGGATTAAGAATTGGATGACTGAGAAATTATTTGCCTGATTGTACTGTTTGCACTCTAAGTTtgcataatataatatatggtaGGTAAGTTTCCTCTGCTAAGGTTGTTATTTTACAGACTGAACAGTTCTTATGTTGGGGTAGATGAGGAACTAAATTTATTCTATTGTGTAGTTTGCCCATTTGTATCTTTATAATGAAATTTTGTAGAGGGAAATATTTGCATTTTGAACACAGGCTTTGGTTTCCCATTTGTCACAGGTGGTCAGCTAATGCCAATGGTGGTGCTCTAGAGTCTCTTGGGTATAAAGAAGGTTATAGAGTTGATGTTGATATTCCAGAAGGAACATGGGAAAATGCCCTGACCTTTCATGACATTCTAATCTTCAACACGGGCCACTGGTATTTTATTGGCCTATTATTGTTATTGATGTAGAATAGAGACTATAGTGGATGATAATGTGTCATCTAATTACGAATAATTACCCCAATCTTTAAATAAACGTGAAAATAAGAACTCCTTAAAACAATTGTATCATATATCCAAAGCTATTTACATAATAGCTTCCCACATGAAATCGAAACCACCAactatttattcaaaaaatgcGGTATTGTTTTCTCTAACCAAAGAGCTGAACAATTGTCCTTGTAGATAGCTTTGTTCATTGCTTCTTCAGCCTTTCACTTTTGCCTGTGCCAATGAGCTTTAATTACTCACTTATGAGTTATGATAGTATCAAATGCACTTTGTATGTATTCATATTTCTTACTATGCGGTTCTATATTTGGATCTGTATTTTGGTAGTTTACAATCACTATTTGACATGGAAAGTGTTGCAATTAACAGGTGGTGGGCTCCTTCAAAATTTGATCCTGTCAAGTCTCCCATGCTTTTTTTTGAAAGGGCTCAGCCTGTGATTCCTCCTGTATCTCCTGAGGCAGGTCTTGATATGGTCTTAAAACACATGGTTAGTATTGTTTCATTTGTCTCTAGTAACAAAAGAGTGaagttattgttattgttagtaCTTTGCAGAAATGCCTTTCTGCGTTTCTGTAACACGCTTAGTCATAATGTGTCTGTGGTCTAACTCTTGCTTTATGTGCCAATCCGGTTTTTATGTGTAATAATGACTGAAAACAGTGTGCATCTGTCAGgtaaaatatattgaaaataGAACTCGACCCGGTACAATCAAATTCTTTCGAACACAATCACCTAGACACTTTGAAGGTGGTGATTGGGACCAGGGTGGTGCTTGTCCTCGGCTGAAGCCTTTGTTACCAGAGCAGGTGAGCGTCATTATGTTCTGTAATTAGAATTCACTTGGTCCTgacaaatcatttttttttattttgaattcggCATCACTTTTACAGTTGCATATAAGTTCATCCATACGGTCTTTGACAAGCCATTTTTAAATCTTCTTTTATTTCCTTACAGGTAGAGACACTTTTCTCACTGAATAATAACGGAACAAATGTGGAGGCTCGCTTAGTTAATCAGCATCTGTTCAAGGCTCTTGAAAGGTCTGATTTTCATATactagacataacacatttgagtGAGTTCAGAGCAGATGCCCATCCATCTACAGCCGGAGGAAAAAAACACGTCGATTGCATGCATTGGTGTTTACCAGGAATTACTGATATTTGGAATGACTtgttaataaagcaattaaaCAATATTAAGGTTAGAAATTGAAATACtttattctctctttttctaattgatttttttttttatctttcaaAAGTATCAATGATGTATGTACCATAGTATTCTTTAACAATACGAAAtagttttttctttaatatgaAGCCCCTTAAATTTGCATATCTGGTTGAAGTTCAAAATCCGGTATTTCCTTACTAAGAGATTTGAACTTCAAAATTTTGTGTAAGCAAATCACACAGCCATATCATCTGAGTTACCTGTTTTGGACCTTTTGGTACAATGATTGAAATTATTATTGCACTTAAATAAACAAACTCGACTTGGATATCATAAATCTTTCTATTTATAAGTTATATAGGATGATTTCTGAGGACAAAATGTACCATGAGTGTTGTGTTCAACATTCCTTCTTGTCTTCTGTAGGTCCTGTTTTAACTccagttaaaaattaaatgccaattcaGAGAATTTGCTTGTGGTTTTGATCCCACAAGGGATAAGGTTCTCTCCAACCTCCGTTCTGAATCGATGAGCATTCCAAATATCGAATGTGGAAAATAATAGATGCATTCAAAACATTCAGACTACCAGCCAGCTATGTATGCATAGCTTGATAAGGTTTCATCAAATTAACTCTATTAGAAGTTTTTCTAGAAACTTATTTAAATTCTGTACAATAAGATTTTTTAATGAGCTTTTCATACAACACATTTTCTCCGGTACTAATTGACTAATCAGTTTGTGCTATGTATTTAGAAAGAGACTAGCAAAACTAGAATCATATGTCCTAGTACTAGCACCATAGCCATCATCCTTGATAAAAGTTTGGCTAACCTTCTTTAAGCATATGCAGTCATGCACCATATTAAATCTCCAGTCTCTTTACATGAATCACAATAACTAGGAGAGCTTTGCAACACTATCCTTATAAAATAGACCAATATAAATTCTGTATGTGAATTCCATTTCTTTAATGGCTTATATTAATTAGAATAAAATTAGATTTTCACATGACAAGAGAGAGTAATAAAAGTGTTTATATTTCTATGCTTAAAAGCTCTTATGTATCATATaatatgaataataaattttcatatgaTGTTTAGATATTGCAGTAAATAGAAGAGCTATATTATATTCTCACACATGACAATTAATAACTGAAATTCTAATATCATAT
This region of Cannabis sativa cultivar Pink pepper isolate KNU-18-1 chromosome 7, ASM2916894v1, whole genome shotgun sequence genomic DNA includes:
- the LOC115698182 gene encoding protein trichome birefringence-like 13 isoform X1 — translated: MAVNQSQSQSLQQNQAKKIPLFPFASIICFVSIFLLLSSIRNTTSIPSHSHHQSIQFPKTNGLSNLGASLESCDYSDGNWIRDPVGASPRYDHTCKEIFKGWNCISGNKSNGRDLINWRWKPAHCELPPFDPTAFLHAYRDTAIGFVGDSLNRNMFVSLFCSLKRVSNDVKKWRPAGADRGFTFLRYNLTIAYHRTNLLARYGRWSANANGGALESLGYKEGYRVDVDIPEGTWENALTFHDILIFNTGHWWWAPSKFDPVKSPMLFFERAQPVIPPVSPEAGLDMVLKHMVKYIENRTRPGTIKFFRTQSPRHFEGGDWDQGGACPRLKPLLPEQVETLFSLNNNGTNVEARLVNQHLFKALERSDFHILDITHLSEFRADAHPSTAGGKKHVDCMHWCLPGITDIWNDLLIKQLNNIKVAPWPKDTKDENLGWSMATRTTVEED
- the LOC115698182 gene encoding protein trichome birefringence-like 13 isoform X2, translating into MAVNQSQSQSLQQNQAKKIPLFPFASIICFVSIFLLLSSIRNTTSIPSHSHHQSIQFPKTNGLSNLGASLESCDYSDGNWIRDPVGASPRYDHTCKEIFKGWNCISGNKSNGRDLINWRWKPAHCELPPFDPTAFLHAYRDTAIGFVGDSLNRNMFVSLFCSLKRVSNDVKKWRPAGADRGFTFLRYNLTIAYHRTNLLARYGRWSANANGGALESLGYKEGYRVDVDIPEGTWENALTFHDILIFNTGHWWWAPSKFDPVKSPMLFFERAQPVIPPVSPEAGLDMVLKHMVKYIENRTRPGTIKFFRTQSPRHFEGGDWDQGGACPRLKPLLPEQVETLFSLNNNGTNVEARLVNQHLFKALERSDFHILDITHLSEFRADAHPSTAGGKKHVDCMHWCLPGITDIWNDLLIKQLNNIKVLF